In Herbinix luporum, a single window of DNA contains:
- a CDS encoding histidine phosphatase family protein produces MRIGLLRHFKVDCPHKKMMTSQEFLEWSRRYDISQVIKTKVEMNGVEWDVCYVSDMPRAIITAKEVYKGSIIIDKLLREVDNAPFINTKRIKLPFALWHICGRIAWYLKLKSQPENKEETRKRIHEFLDRIDWSKENILIVFHGFMIYNFQKELRKLGFKGDKLKKVKNGVLYEYIKENEKEDMASESLSDLCG; encoded by the coding sequence ATGAGAATAGGATTATTAAGGCATTTCAAAGTCGATTGTCCTCATAAAAAGATGATGACCTCTCAGGAATTTCTTGAATGGTCAAGAAGATATGATATATCACAGGTGATTAAAACTAAGGTTGAAATGAATGGAGTAGAATGGGATGTCTGTTATGTAAGTGATATGCCAAGAGCAATTATAACTGCCAAAGAAGTATATAAGGGAAGTATAATAATAGACAAGCTTCTTAGAGAAGTAGACAATGCTCCTTTTATAAATACGAAAAGAATTAAGTTGCCATTTGCCTTATGGCATATATGTGGGAGGATTGCTTGGTATTTAAAATTAAAGAGCCAGCCTGAAAACAAAGAGGAAACCAGAAAAAGGATTCATGAGTTCCTAGATCGTATTGATTGGTCCAAGGAAAATATACTGATTGTATTTCATGGTTTTATGATTTATAATTTTCAAAAAGAGCTACGTAAGCTTGGCTTTAAAGGTGATAAGCTTAAGAAAGTAAAAAATGGTGTATTATACGAATATATAAAAGAAAATGAAAAGGAAGATATGGCAAGTGAAAGTCTCTCTGATTTGTGTGGGTAA
- a CDS encoding recombinase family protein, whose amino-acid sequence MGKIAVYTRVSSARQAADDAYSLDVQKERCIFLLKSKGYNDADIDFYCDAGISGTTILERDQLKELLDKLEKGQYDGICCYDLSRISRSISHTLQIFKLLKENNLRLYTCDGAFNGDINGQNAKIMVSIYSMLNELFIDQLRERVIDGMSKSVEAGNYFGGPPPYGYKYEYYSVKQENNFQENQNSKTKKRDIKKRLIVNEEEKPIVELIFTLFVREKYSIKNVAQHLNLHGYKTRAGKQFATATVQKILENPVYCSRLFWAKRRQKKKTEEGVRVWEKKTIFDVNFYDLPLGNHQAIIPEDVFLEALERLRSRRKVRVNENTADAMRGITKQQFDDANKKMFINILRCPGCGGRMTSSLQPAPKLANGKRGKAKVYYKCNSFNAGRNYCDGYYSVQEERAFNLIKEDFFKRLKEAFMLVKEYQQYIYEKYGTDEQMLFDKEIAKIKDEIKILEKNKTRLVSKLDTLIERQLLEDSGTFKYERLQKMINDTEIDIAKVQQLITEQQNNIKQAERRKEALLKESREQEQFDNIEDYFSSLPLLQKRQLLEKVYSRIVINTISNARYGPKKLEIKEIEYNQYSSTVGLCKILGVQDFKEFNNYLKTKGKELNILEQHYGDVEEYLKDIESSHVSSRFRNYIEELDATRDKSNDEFIEELIDECLEETEQVSENMTLDEIIKNFDKTYEEFKFKYFLKKVLQNEKVLT is encoded by the coding sequence ATGGGTAAAATTGCAGTATATACAAGGGTTTCATCGGCACGACAGGCTGCAGATGATGCTTATTCCTTGGATGTGCAAAAAGAGAGATGCATTTTTCTTTTAAAAAGCAAAGGATATAATGATGCAGATATTGATTTCTATTGTGATGCTGGAATATCTGGAACAACTATACTAGAGAGAGACCAATTAAAAGAACTGTTGGATAAGTTAGAAAAAGGGCAGTATGATGGTATTTGCTGCTATGATTTAAGCCGTATCAGTAGAAGTATCAGCCATACACTTCAGATTTTCAAATTATTGAAGGAAAATAATTTAAGACTTTACACCTGCGATGGCGCTTTTAATGGGGATATAAATGGGCAAAATGCAAAAATTATGGTAAGTATCTACAGCATGCTCAATGAGTTATTTATTGACCAACTTAGGGAAAGGGTAATTGACGGCATGAGTAAATCTGTAGAAGCGGGGAATTATTTTGGAGGGCCGCCTCCCTATGGATACAAATATGAGTATTATTCAGTAAAGCAAGAAAATAACTTTCAAGAAAATCAAAACAGCAAAACAAAGAAAAGAGATATAAAGAAGAGGCTTATTGTAAATGAAGAAGAAAAACCTATAGTAGAATTGATTTTTACTTTGTTTGTTAGAGAAAAGTATAGTATAAAAAATGTAGCCCAGCACCTAAATTTACATGGTTATAAAACAAGAGCGGGAAAACAATTTGCAACTGCAACTGTTCAAAAAATTTTAGAAAATCCTGTATATTGTTCGAGACTTTTTTGGGCAAAACGTAGGCAGAAGAAAAAAACAGAAGAAGGTGTGCGGGTTTGGGAAAAGAAAACTATATTTGATGTAAACTTTTATGATTTGCCTTTAGGAAACCATCAAGCAATAATTCCGGAAGATGTTTTTCTTGAAGCATTAGAGCGTTTACGCAGCAGAAGAAAAGTTAGAGTAAATGAAAATACAGCAGATGCCATGCGTGGGATTACAAAACAGCAGTTTGACGATGCAAATAAAAAAATGTTTATAAATATTTTAAGATGTCCTGGATGTGGCGGAAGAATGACATCCTCTCTACAGCCAGCACCTAAATTGGCCAATGGAAAAAGAGGTAAAGCAAAAGTATATTATAAATGCAATAGTTTTAATGCGGGTCGGAACTACTGCGATGGCTATTATTCAGTACAAGAAGAGCGAGCGTTTAATCTGATAAAAGAAGATTTTTTTAAGCGACTTAAAGAAGCATTTATGTTAGTTAAAGAATATCAGCAATATATTTACGAGAAATACGGAACTGATGAACAAATGCTTTTTGATAAGGAGATTGCCAAAATTAAAGATGAAATAAAGATACTTGAGAAAAATAAAACTAGGTTAGTATCAAAGTTGGATACTTTGATTGAACGCCAACTATTAGAGGATTCTGGAACCTTTAAATATGAAAGGCTTCAGAAAATGATAAATGACACAGAAATTGATATTGCAAAAGTTCAACAACTAATAACGGAACAGCAAAATAATATCAAACAAGCAGAAAGACGTAAAGAAGCCCTGTTAAAGGAAAGTCGGGAACAAGAACAGTTTGACAATATAGAAGACTATTTTTCTTCATTACCACTATTGCAAAAAAGACAACTACTTGAAAAAGTTTATTCAAGGATTGTAATAAACACTATCAGTAATGCAAGATATGGACCAAAAAAATTAGAAATTAAAGAAATTGAATATAATCAGTATTCCAGTACTGTAGGGCTTTGCAAGATTCTTGGAGTTCAGGATTTCAAAGAATTTAATAACTACCTCAAAACAAAGGGGAAGGAATTGAATATATTAGAACAGCATTATGGCGATGTAGAAGAATACCTAAAGGATATAGAATCAAGTCATGTGAGCAGCAGGTTTCGGAATTATATAGAAGAATTGGATGCTACCAGAGATAAGAGTAATGATGAATTCATTGAAGAACTTATTGATGAATGTTTAGAGGAAACTGAGCAAGTATCGGAAAATATGACGCTGGATGAAATAATCAAAAACTTTGATAAAACATATGAGGAATTTAAATTCAAGTATTTCTTAAAAAAAGTACTGCAAAATGAAAAGGTTCTTACCTGA
- a CDS encoding carbohydrate ABC transporter permease, giving the protein MSRKNKNHIKKSPFDIAFIIVNTIVLTLFCVVTLYPILNTLAISFNEAVDTLTGGIRLLPRKWTLQNYKAVFNMKSLVRGAYISVLRTVIGTFLQTFVTAMLAYILSRKEFYFNKQVSLIYVLTMYVNAGIIPTLLLYQKLHLTNNFWVYIIPGLVSAFNMIVIRTFMNGLPDSFVESAQVDGAGHIRIFLRIILPLCKPVLATVALFVAVGQWNSWFDAMIYNAQREDLTTLQYELMKLLSAINQQSGDPNAIKHASSMVTPESVRAAATMVTAFPIVCLYPFLQRYFVTGLTIGGVKE; this is encoded by the coding sequence TTGAGTAGAAAAAACAAAAATCATATAAAAAAGAGTCCTTTCGATATAGCATTTATTATTGTAAATACCATAGTACTAACGCTTTTTTGTGTAGTAACTTTGTATCCTATATTAAATACCTTAGCTATATCATTTAACGAAGCAGTAGATACTTTAACAGGTGGAATACGACTCTTACCTAGAAAATGGACTTTGCAGAATTATAAAGCTGTGTTTAATATGAAAAGTTTGGTGAGGGGTGCTTATATATCAGTACTTAGAACAGTTATAGGAACCTTTTTGCAAACATTTGTAACTGCTATGCTTGCTTATATTCTTTCTAGAAAAGAGTTTTACTTTAATAAACAGGTATCCTTAATATATGTTCTTACCATGTATGTAAATGCCGGAATAATACCGACACTGTTATTATATCAAAAATTACATTTGACTAATAATTTCTGGGTGTATATAATTCCGGGTTTGGTATCTGCATTTAATATGATAGTTATACGAACATTTATGAATGGTCTGCCGGATAGCTTTGTAGAGTCAGCTCAAGTTGACGGTGCGGGGCATATAAGAATATTTTTAAGGATTATATTACCCCTTTGTAAACCGGTATTAGCTACAGTGGCATTATTTGTAGCAGTAGGTCAATGGAACTCATGGTTTGATGCTATGATATACAATGCACAAAGAGAGGATTTAACAACCTTACAGTATGAGCTGATGAAACTGTTGTCTGCAATAAATCAGCAATCCGGAGATCCTAATGCAATAAAACATGCTTCTAGCATGGTAACACCGGAATCAGTAAGGGCGGCTGCAACTATGGTTACCGCATTTCCCATAGTATGTCTCTATCCTTTCTTACAGAGATATTTTGTAACCGGACTGACTATCGGTGGAGTTAAAGAATAA
- a CDS encoding type I restriction-modification system subunit M has protein sequence MSISAIIKAVQDIMRQDAGVDGDAQRISQLVWMIFLKVFDAKEEEWELMDDDYTPIIPEGLRWRDWAADDEGITGDELLDFVNNKLFKELKEMELDENSNPKAFIVKAVFEDSYNYMKSGTLMRQVINKLNEIDFTTQKDRHLFNDIYESILRDLQSAGNAGEYYTPRPVTQFMVDMVNPQLGEKVLDFACGTGGFLVCALEHLKKQVKNIEDEKTLQETILGIEKKPLPYMLAVTNLILHDIDEPKIRHDNSLTRNVRDYKPIDKVDIIVTNPPFGGIEEDGIQVNFPQQFQTKETADLFMVLLMYLLKDNGRAAIVLPDGFLFGEGVKTTIKEKLLEEFNLHTIVRLPNGVFAPYTDINTNLLFFEKGKSTKEIWFFEHPLPEGYKKYTKTKPIRYEEFELEKQWWNNREENEYAWKVSIEEIKSRNYNLDIKNPNKDKPDDILSSSELILKLESNINKSIALINKIKMVVKK, from the coding sequence ATGTCAATATCAGCAATTATAAAAGCAGTTCAGGATATTATGCGTCAGGATGCTGGCGTAGATGGAGATGCCCAAAGAATATCCCAACTCGTATGGATGATATTTTTAAAGGTGTTTGATGCAAAAGAAGAGGAATGGGAACTAATGGATGATGATTACACCCCAATTATTCCAGAAGGATTACGCTGGAGGGATTGGGCTGCTGATGATGAAGGAATTACAGGAGATGAACTTTTAGATTTTGTAAATAATAAACTATTTAAAGAATTAAAAGAAATGGAACTGGATGAAAACAGTAATCCAAAGGCTTTTATTGTAAAGGCCGTTTTTGAGGATTCCTATAACTATATGAAATCTGGAACCTTAATGAGGCAGGTAATCAATAAGTTAAATGAAATAGACTTCACAACTCAAAAAGACAGGCATTTATTTAATGATATCTATGAAAGCATATTAAGGGATTTACAAAGTGCAGGGAATGCAGGAGAATACTATACTCCAAGACCCGTAACTCAGTTCATGGTAGATATGGTTAACCCACAATTGGGAGAGAAGGTTTTGGACTTTGCCTGTGGTACTGGCGGCTTCCTTGTTTGTGCCTTGGAGCATTTAAAGAAGCAAGTAAAAAACATAGAAGATGAAAAAACTCTACAGGAGACCATATTAGGCATTGAAAAGAAACCTTTACCCTACATGCTGGCAGTAACAAATTTAATTCTCCATGATATCGATGAACCAAAGATAAGGCATGACAATTCATTAACTCGCAATGTAAGGGATTATAAGCCTATAGACAAAGTGGATATTATTGTGACTAATCCACCTTTTGGCGGAATTGAGGAAGATGGAATCCAGGTAAATTTTCCGCAACAATTTCAAACAAAGGAAACTGCTGACCTTTTTATGGTGCTTTTAATGTATCTGTTGAAAGATAACGGAAGGGCTGCAATTGTACTACCTGATGGATTCCTTTTCGGTGAAGGTGTAAAGACTACCATAAAGGAGAAATTGCTTGAGGAATTTAATCTTCATACAATAGTAAGGCTGCCTAATGGTGTATTTGCTCCATATACAGATATAAATACTAATCTTCTATTCTTTGAAAAAGGAAAATCAACAAAAGAAATTTGGTTCTTTGAGCATCCATTACCAGAAGGATATAAGAAATATACAAAGACAAAGCCAATAAGATATGAAGAGTTTGAACTTGAAAAACAGTGGTGGAATAACAGAGAAGAGAATGAATATGCTTGGAAGGTTAGTATAGAGGAGATAAAGAGCAGGAATTATAATCTGGATATTAAGAATCCTAATAAAGATAAACCAGATGATATTTTATCCTCTTCAGAATTGATATTAAAATTGGAGTCAAACATTAACAAATCAATTGCATTAATAAATAAAATTAAAATGGTGGTAAAAAAATGA
- a CDS encoding ABC transporter permease, which yields MNKRKPYYIIIAALCFATIISFFLPYLHLPKQNDVEGDGYKIDTAMAALNSNIIKKVAKESGIPKNIVYNTAKNIINGKDRQTIESRLKENEYYIIDILTEKMNEKVAELDEWGSLEKRTYSYFDMIDLSASVIKYLERDIVSAFLVILTLIMTVVLSYISGFVMLFRKKLTSYKVVKILSLINIFMSFVGILSINAIGIGALQVDKFYKENFGIGFLVIAAMNFVILLIAVIGNLHESWAGIVTFKMIMRQKQLMLMTLPFIVYVVVFYFGPLTGWIMAFQNHKPAAGANQMFVAWDKFIYLLTEKDFLLAFRNTLAMSLINLVFSFIFAIGFALLLNEVVNVKGKKLVQTVSYLPHFLSWIIVAAIVKNVLAVDGGILNELLVNWGFIDAPINFFADGKYFWWIVGLAVVWKETGWNSIIYLASITSINPDLYEAASIDGAGRFKKMIHITLPGIKATIFVLLIINLGMVMNSGFEAQLQLKNDLIKNTAEVIDTYVLNKSFFQGADFSIGTAAGIFKSVISILLVSIANRTAKAFDQERLY from the coding sequence ATGAATAAACGAAAACCCTATTATATTATTATAGCTGCCTTATGCTTTGCAACTATAATAAGTTTTTTCCTCCCCTATCTACATCTTCCTAAGCAAAATGATGTAGAAGGTGACGGATATAAAATTGATACTGCTATGGCAGCACTTAATAGTAATATTATAAAAAAGGTGGCCAAGGAATCAGGCATTCCAAAGAATATTGTATATAATACAGCGAAAAATATAATTAACGGTAAGGATAGACAGACAATTGAAAGCAGATTAAAAGAGAATGAGTATTACATTATTGATATTCTGACAGAAAAGATGAATGAGAAGGTAGCCGAGTTAGATGAGTGGGGTAGTCTTGAGAAGAGAACATATTCTTATTTTGATATGATAGATTTATCAGCCTCCGTTATTAAATATCTAGAAAGAGATATTGTAAGTGCGTTTTTAGTGATTTTGACATTGATAATGACAGTGGTATTATCATATATATCAGGCTTTGTTATGTTATTTAGAAAGAAGCTTACGTCATATAAAGTGGTTAAGATATTATCGCTGATAAATATATTTATGTCTTTTGTAGGAATTTTGTCAATTAATGCAATTGGTATTGGGGCTTTGCAAGTTGATAAATTCTATAAAGAAAACTTTGGTATTGGGTTTTTAGTTATTGCTGCCATGAATTTCGTAATACTTTTAATTGCTGTAATAGGTAATTTACATGAAAGTTGGGCAGGAATAGTAACTTTCAAGATGATAATGAGACAAAAGCAGCTTATGCTGATGACATTACCCTTTATAGTATATGTAGTTGTATTCTATTTTGGGCCTTTAACCGGTTGGATAATGGCTTTTCAGAATCATAAACCGGCAGCCGGTGCTAATCAGATGTTTGTAGCATGGGATAAGTTTATTTACTTATTAACAGAAAAAGATTTCCTTTTAGCCTTTAGAAATACCCTGGCTATGAGTTTGATAAATCTGGTATTTAGTTTTATATTTGCTATAGGATTTGCACTATTACTAAACGAAGTAGTAAATGTGAAAGGCAAGAAGCTTGTTCAGACAGTTTCTTATCTTCCCCACTTCCTATCTTGGATTATAGTGGCAGCCATAGTAAAAAATGTATTGGCTGTAGATGGAGGAATTCTTAACGAATTGCTTGTTAATTGGGGATTTATAGATGCTCCTATAAACTTCTTCGCCGATGGTAAATATTTCTGGTGGATAGTTGGATTAGCTGTTGTATGGAAGGAAACAGGATGGAACAGTATTATATATCTGGCTTCCATAACATCAATTAATCCTGATCTATATGAGGCAGCCTCCATTGACGGCGCAGGTAGATTTAAAAAGATGATTCATATTACACTGCCGGGTATTAAAGCAACCATATTTGTATTGTTGATTATAAATCTTGGTATGGTTATGAATTCGGGATTTGAAGCACAGTTACAATTAAAAAATGACTTAATAAAGAATACGGCAGAGGTAATAGATACATATGTACTTAATAAGTCCTTCTTCCAAGGTGCAGATTTCTCGATTGGTACTGCAGCAGGTATATTTAAGAGTGTAATCAGTATCCTCCTGGTTTCTATAGCTAACAGAACGGCTAAGGCCTTTGACCAGGAAAGATTATATTAG
- the rlmH gene encoding 23S rRNA (pseudouridine(1915)-N(3))-methyltransferase RlmH, which produces MKVSLICVGKLKEKYLTMAVDEYKKRLSRYCTLDIIELPDEKTPDNAGKALEEAIKKKEGQRILRVLKEDSFCIALAIQGNMLSSEQLASYMEKLFVSGKSHISFVIGGSLGLSEEVLKRAHYQLSFSKMTFPHQLMRLILLEQIYRSYRIINKEP; this is translated from the coding sequence GTGAAAGTCTCTCTGATTTGTGTGGGTAAGCTAAAAGAAAAATATCTAACCATGGCAGTAGATGAGTATAAAAAAAGACTTAGCAGATACTGTACCTTGGATATTATAGAGCTTCCCGATGAAAAAACTCCTGATAATGCAGGAAAAGCCTTGGAAGAAGCCATTAAAAAGAAAGAGGGCCAGAGGATATTAAGGGTACTAAAGGAGGATTCCTTTTGCATTGCCTTGGCTATTCAGGGTAATATGTTATCATCTGAGCAATTGGCATCTTATATGGAAAAACTATTTGTATCGGGAAAAAGCCATATAAGTTTTGTGATTGGGGGCTCCTTAGGTCTTTCAGAAGAAGTCCTAAAGCGGGCCCATTATCAACTTAGTTTTTCAAAAATGACCTTTCCACATCAATTGATGCGGCTTATTTTGTTGGAGCAAATTTATAGGTCTTATCGGATTATTAATAAGGAGCCGTGA
- the hsdR gene encoding EcoAI/FtnUII family type I restriction enzme subunit R → MNKKDLSERDICSKYITPSLINAGWDLERQIREEVSFTDGRIIVRKKLVTRGERKRADYILYYKSNIPLAIIEAKDNKHPVGAGMQQALKYAEILDIPFVFSSNGDAFLEHDRTISVGSKEREIPLNQFPSPEELWSRYKKAKGLSEREEEIVTQEYYFEQNGKSPRYYQRIAINRTVEAIAKGQNRILLVMATGTGKTYTAFQIIYRLWKSRAKKRILFLADRNILVDQTMANDFKYFGDKMTKITNRKIDKAHEIYLALYQGISGEDEFKNVYKQFSPEFFDLIIIDECHRGSAKEDSAWREILEYFHPATQIGLTATPKETKDVSNIEYFGEPIYTYSLKQGIEDGFLAPYKVIRVILDRDVEGYRPEKGKRDKYGFEIEDREYNIKDFDKNLVIENRTEIVAKKVSDYLKKNNSRFAKTIFFCVDIEHAERMRQALVNENADLVAENPKYVMRITGDNEEGKAELDNFIDPASKYPVLVTTSKLMTTGVDAQTCQFIVLDANINSMIEFKQIIGRGTRIREDYGKQYFTIIDFRGVTKLFADPDFDGDPVSVKTTTGEIPTEEEEPSDNGTCTDIENEDNNGSDVTDVNIPPDIIDGGEINETPAKYYVNDVPVKVIHERVYYYDKDGKLITESLISYTRKNIKNEFKTLDEFLRKWNESERKEAILKELEERGVLLEELKEEVGKDLDPFDLICHVAFDMPPLTRKERANNVKKRNYFTKYGESAREVLEALLEKYADEGIENLENLEILKVPDFKRFGSPLEIVKKFGGKQKYLEAIKELEKEIYTA, encoded by the coding sequence GTGAATAAGAAAGATTTATCTGAAAGGGATATATGCTCCAAGTACATAACACCATCCTTGATAAATGCAGGATGGGATTTAGAAAGACAAATTAGAGAGGAAGTTTCCTTTACTGATGGGAGAATCATTGTTAGAAAAAAATTGGTTACAAGAGGAGAAAGGAAAAGAGCGGACTATATACTCTATTATAAGTCCAATATACCTCTTGCTATTATAGAAGCAAAAGATAATAAGCATCCAGTGGGGGCTGGTATGCAGCAGGCTTTGAAATATGCAGAGATTCTGGACATTCCATTTGTTTTTTCGAGCAACGGGGATGCATTTTTGGAACATGACAGAACTATTAGTGTGGGCAGTAAAGAAAGAGAAATACCACTTAACCAGTTCCCATCTCCCGAAGAACTATGGAGCAGGTACAAGAAAGCAAAAGGGCTTAGTGAAAGAGAAGAAGAAATTGTTACACAGGAATACTATTTTGAACAAAATGGCAAAAGCCCAAGATATTATCAGCGCATTGCCATAAACAGAACGGTAGAGGCAATTGCCAAAGGTCAAAATCGAATTTTGCTTGTCATGGCTACTGGCACAGGGAAAACCTATACAGCCTTTCAAATTATCTATAGGCTTTGGAAGTCCAGGGCTAAAAAGAGAATCTTATTTTTAGCCGATAGGAATATTTTAGTAGACCAGACTATGGCAAATGATTTTAAATATTTCGGCGATAAAATGACGAAAATCACCAATAGAAAAATAGACAAAGCCCATGAAATTTATTTAGCCCTATACCAAGGAATTTCAGGTGAAGATGAATTTAAAAATGTATATAAGCAGTTTTCACCAGAGTTTTTTGATTTAATCATTATTGACGAGTGCCATAGGGGAAGCGCCAAAGAAGATTCTGCTTGGAGAGAAATATTAGAATACTTCCATCCTGCCACCCAAATAGGGCTTACGGCAACACCGAAGGAAACAAAGGATGTATCAAACATAGAATACTTTGGTGAACCTATTTACACCTACTCATTAAAACAGGGAATCGAAGACGGTTTCCTCGCCCCATACAAAGTCATAAGAGTAATATTGGATAGAGATGTAGAAGGTTATAGGCCGGAAAAAGGGAAAAGGGACAAGTATGGCTTTGAAATTGAGGATAGAGAATATAATATAAAGGATTTTGATAAAAACTTAGTCATTGAAAACCGGACAGAGATTGTTGCCAAAAAAGTGTCTGATTACTTAAAAAAGAATAATTCCAGATTTGCCAAGACAATTTTCTTCTGTGTAGATATTGAGCATGCCGAAAGGATGAGGCAGGCACTTGTCAATGAAAATGCAGATTTAGTAGCAGAGAATCCCAAATATGTCATGAGAATCACAGGGGATAACGAAGAAGGCAAGGCTGAACTGGATAATTTTATAGACCCTGCTAGCAAATACCCTGTTTTGGTTACAACAAGTAAATTAATGACCACAGGAGTGGATGCTCAGACTTGTCAGTTCATCGTTTTAGATGCTAATATTAATAGCATGATTGAATTCAAACAAATTATTGGGAGAGGTACAAGAATAAGAGAGGATTATGGCAAACAGTATTTTACCATAATAGACTTCAGAGGAGTCACTAAATTATTTGCAGACCCAGATTTTGATGGAGACCCTGTAAGCGTTAAAACAACTACAGGAGAAATTCCTACGGAGGAAGAAGAGCCTTCAGATAATGGTACATGTACTGATATTGAAAATGAAGATAATAATGGAAGTGATGTCACTGATGTTAATATTCCACCAGATATTATAGATGGAGGAGAGATTAATGAAACTCCAGCCAAGTATTATGTAAATGATGTTCCTGTAAAGGTAATACATGAAAGAGTTTATTACTATGACAAGGATGGCAAACTTATAACAGAGTCATTAATATCTTATACCAGGAAAAATATTAAAAATGAATTTAAAACTCTTGATGAATTTCTAAGAAAATGGAATGAATCAGAGAGAAAAGAAGCCATATTAAAAGAATTAGAAGAAAGAGGAGTACTCCTTGAAGAACTCAAAGAAGAAGTGGGAAAGGATTTAGACCCATTTGATTTAATTTGTCATGTAGCCTTTGACATGCCTCCTCTCACAAGAAAAGAAAGGGCTAATAATGTAAAGAAGAGAAACTACTTTACAAAATACGGAGAAAGTGCAAGGGAAGTATTGGAAGCACTGCTGGAAAAGTATGCTGACGAAGGAATTGAAAATCTTGAGAACCTAGAAATACTCAAGGTTCCTGATTTTAAAAGATTTGGCTCTCCTCTTGAAATAGTTAAGAAATTTGGTGGAAAGCAAAAATATCTGGAAGCCATTAAAGAATTAGAAAAGGAAATATACACTGCATAA